In Candidatus Effluviviaceae Genus I sp., the following are encoded in one genomic region:
- a CDS encoding DNRLRE domain-containing protein, giving the protein MAGIGSARWWLPACCLLVLAASQPAEAARLTLTAEDVGYIESDGPRPEGRMLVRFAIPGELRTGCVDLAVLELRAPVSSDGHASRVPLEAYPLTAEWDGGTVDWDGAWTTPGGDYDASVQAVWFAEPGESSAARFDVTDVVAAWASDALANCGLLAAVECGSPGSIGQADGQGAGSEVPVLRVWYTPGDDDR; this is encoded by the coding sequence ATGGCTGGCATCGGTTCTGCACGGTGGTGGTTGCCGGCGTGCTGCCTCCTGGTTCTGGCGGCAAGTCAGCCCGCTGAGGCGGCCAGGCTGACGCTCACGGCTGAGGACGTCGGGTACATCGAGAGCGACGGTCCGAGACCGGAGGGGCGCATGCTCGTGCGGTTCGCGATCCCTGGGGAGCTGAGGACGGGGTGCGTGGACCTCGCGGTTCTTGAGTTGAGGGCGCCGGTGTCGTCGGACGGGCACGCGAGCCGCGTGCCGCTGGAGGCGTATCCGCTGACGGCGGAGTGGGACGGCGGCACGGTGGACTGGGACGGGGCGTGGACGACTCCGGGCGGCGACTACGATGCGTCCGTGCAGGCGGTCTGGTTCGCGGAGCCCGGCGAGAGCTCGGCGGCGAGGTTCGACGTGACAGACGTTGTGGCTGCATGGGCGTCCGACGCGCTTGCGAACTGCGGGCTGCTTGCGGCGGTCGAGTGCGGTTCGCCTGGGTCCATCGGGCAGGCGGATGGCCAAGGCGCGGGGAGCGAGGTCCCCGTCCTGCGGGTGTGGTACACGCCGGGGGACGACGACCGGTGA
- a CDS encoding VCBS repeat-containing protein, translating to MARTAMAMTVAAALMMLGCGAATATEVYWTPAHEQAPQGIQSSITWGDLDADGDADIARGSDFVCWNDGGCPGPPVWRVQMGVLPGTPSCSYRQTTLGDLDGDGDLDLIYGCFEPQLHMFWNVGTPQVPAWQYDPSMFQGGANYSVPFLADLDGDGDLDLIMVTGCAGAFFRENVGTPQAPVWGGSSVNIPPVYLPPPASIALGDLDGDGDLDFLGFSTDTPLTCWENVGTPQSWSFVENPAMLTGIALPPGSRWGLALPDLDCDGDLDLLVVVMVGYAMETFAYLNEGPTPVSPATWSSIKALYRQ from the coding sequence ATGGCACGCACTGCCATGGCGATGACAGTGGCGGCTGCTCTGATGATGTTGGGATGCGGCGCCGCGACTGCGACGGAGGTGTACTGGACACCAGCGCACGAGCAGGCTCCGCAGGGCATCCAGAGCTCGATCACCTGGGGGGACCTCGACGCCGATGGTGATGCCGACATAGCTCGCGGTTCGGACTTCGTGTGCTGGAACGACGGGGGCTGCCCGGGGCCGCCGGTCTGGCGGGTCCAGATGGGCGTGCTCCCAGGCACTCCGAGCTGCTCATACCGCCAGACCACGCTGGGAGACCTCGATGGAGATGGGGACCTTGATCTCATCTACGGGTGCTTCGAGCCGCAGTTGCATATGTTCTGGAACGTGGGGACCCCGCAGGTACCCGCGTGGCAGTACGATCCCTCGATGTTCCAAGGCGGCGCGAACTACTCGGTGCCGTTCTTGGCGGATCTCGACGGTGACGGGGACCTCGACTTGATCATGGTCACAGGCTGCGCGGGGGCGTTCTTCCGCGAGAACGTCGGGACGCCGCAGGCGCCAGTGTGGGGAGGAAGCTCTGTCAACATTCCCCCAGTCTACCTCCCGCCGCCGGCGTCGATCGCGCTTGGAGATCTGGACGGAGACGGTGATCTGGATTTCCTGGGGTTCAGCACAGACACCCCGCTCACGTGCTGGGAGAACGTGGGCACTCCACAGTCATGGAGCTTCGTCGAGAACCCGGCCATGCTCACGGGGATTGCGCTTCCTCCGGGCAGTCGCTGGGGCCTCGCGCTGCCCGACCTCGACTGCGATGGAGATCTCGACCTGCTCGTTGTTGTCATGGTTGGGTACGCGATGGAGACGTTCGCGTACCTGAATGAGGGTCCAACGCCCGTGAGCCCCGCGACTTGGAGCAGCATCAAGGCCCTCTACAGGCAGTAG
- a CDS encoding MBL fold metallo-hydrolase has translation MGRARLFLVASVSLALLLLPACSERGVNPFDPAQDREPPVVTSFTVVDGRAVWTTDEPALCVLEYGPAGQARDRYVYEATKTHATAHEATFLGMEDGVSYELRVRSRDRAGNEAYGSDVPMPVTVAGAAFTGERMTLAMINVGWGLSMALTTPGGSNVLIDAGRDPHLNRVVSFLHGHGISYLDAAVLTHHHGDHYGGYAASQGILERFGVSEFIVPDTTYLFSPMIPAVASKLTAYGIPVTYVRRGDSSDNTPALDWDDTPGFRVEVLAAGLGGLIPDEGSTSGEGMNGNNDSIVMRIEFRGVSFITTGDAEFFAEYSVINAYGRAGTKADVLQIGHHGNNDASSELWLDNVSPRVALISNAMVEAALEKEIVLQGIRAVEADYLVTDRVVPNTPRDAPPCYGHLIAVTDGEVVEIVVEEHSW, from the coding sequence ATGGGACGAGCCAGACTCTTCCTCGTGGCGTCGGTGTCCCTCGCGCTGCTGCTTCTTCCCGCCTGCAGCGAGCGGGGCGTCAACCCCTTCGATCCCGCGCAGGACCGCGAACCCCCCGTCGTGACGAGCTTCACCGTGGTGGACGGCCGCGCCGTCTGGACCACCGACGAGCCGGCGCTCTGCGTGCTCGAGTACGGTCCGGCAGGCCAAGCCCGCGACCGCTACGTCTACGAGGCCACGAAGACGCACGCGACGGCCCACGAGGCGACGTTCCTGGGGATGGAAGACGGGGTGTCCTACGAGCTTCGGGTGCGCAGCCGCGACCGCGCGGGCAACGAGGCCTACGGGAGCGACGTGCCGATGCCCGTGACGGTCGCCGGCGCCGCGTTCACCGGCGAGCGGATGACGCTCGCGATGATCAACGTCGGGTGGGGCCTCTCCATGGCCCTCACGACGCCCGGCGGCTCCAACGTGCTCATTGACGCGGGCCGCGACCCGCACCTGAACAGGGTCGTGAGCTTCCTCCACGGCCACGGCATCAGCTACCTCGACGCGGCAGTGCTGACGCACCACCACGGCGACCACTACGGCGGCTACGCCGCGAGCCAGGGCATCCTCGAGCGCTTCGGCGTCTCGGAGTTCATCGTCCCCGACACCACCTACCTCTTCAGCCCGATGATCCCGGCCGTCGCCAGCAAGCTCACGGCCTACGGCATCCCCGTGACCTACGTCCGCCGCGGCGACAGCAGCGACAACACGCCCGCGCTCGACTGGGACGACACCCCGGGCTTCCGCGTCGAGGTGCTCGCGGCGGGCCTGGGCGGGCTCATCCCGGACGAGGGGAGCACGAGCGGCGAGGGGATGAACGGCAACAACGACTCCATCGTGATGCGCATCGAGTTCCGCGGGGTGTCGTTCATCACGACCGGGGACGCCGAGTTCTTCGCGGAGTACTCCGTCATCAACGCGTACGGGCGAGCCGGCACGAAGGCGGACGTCCTCCAGATCGGACACCACGGCAACAACGACGCCTCGTCCGAGCTCTGGCTCGACAACGTCTCCCCGCGCGTCGCCCTCATCTCGAACGCGATGGTCGAGGCGGCCCTCGAGAAGGAGATCGTCCTCCAGGGCATTCGCGCGGTGGAGGCGGACTACCTCGTCACGGACCGGGTCGTGCCGAACACGCCGCGAGACGCCCCGCCCTGCTACGGGCACCTCATCGCGGTGACGGACGGCGAGGTCGTCGAGATCGTCGTCGAGGAGCACAGCTGGTAG
- a CDS encoding sugar ABC transporter permease — translation MDPATAVLYLVPAAAIIAVFRLAPIASAFLVSFFDVRMGRLRGFIGLAHYTRLFQDPVFWSSLGTTAYYVIGVVPLSLFLALFAAVLLNQRIRALGFYRTVYFLPVVTSLVAVSVVWKWIFHPRLGLLNYVITLSGGRALQWLEEPRGVFDMIAGAAGWTWWPGWLAGPSLALVAVVIVSVWRGIGYNIVIFLAGLQNIPDQYYEAARIDGASPRQMFWRITWPLLSPTTFYVLLSTTIVSFQVFTQIYLMTGPPIGGPMGTTKVTVYYLFEKGFDAGGNMGYASAVALVLFAIILSLTLLQRRVVEQRVHY, via the coding sequence ATGGACCCCGCGACGGCGGTCCTGTACCTCGTTCCTGCCGCGGCGATCATCGCCGTCTTCCGTCTCGCGCCCATCGCCTCGGCGTTCCTCGTGAGCTTCTTCGACGTGCGGATGGGGCGGCTGCGCGGGTTCATCGGCCTTGCGCACTACACCCGCCTCTTTCAGGACCCGGTGTTCTGGAGCTCGCTCGGCACGACGGCGTACTACGTCATCGGCGTCGTGCCCCTGAGCCTCTTCCTCGCGCTCTTCGCCGCGGTGCTCCTCAACCAACGGATCCGCGCGCTCGGGTTCTACCGCACGGTCTACTTCCTTCCGGTCGTCACGTCGCTCGTCGCGGTGTCGGTCGTGTGGAAGTGGATCTTCCACCCGCGGCTTGGGCTTCTGAACTACGTCATCACGCTTTCGGGGGGCAGGGCGCTCCAGTGGCTCGAGGAGCCGCGCGGCGTGTTCGACATGATCGCGGGCGCCGCCGGATGGACCTGGTGGCCCGGCTGGCTCGCGGGCCCGAGCCTCGCGCTCGTCGCCGTCGTCATCGTCTCCGTGTGGCGCGGCATCGGCTACAACATCGTCATCTTCCTCGCCGGCCTCCAGAACATCCCCGACCAGTACTACGAGGCCGCGCGCATTGACGGCGCGAGCCCGCGGCAGATGTTCTGGCGGATCACCTGGCCGCTTCTGTCGCCCACGACCTTCTACGTGCTCCTCAGCACGACCATCGTGTCGTTCCAGGTGTTCACGCAGATCTACCTCATGACCGGGCCGCCCATCGGCGGGCCGATGGGCACGACGAAGGTCACGGTGTACTACCTCTTCGAGAAGGGCTTCGACGCCGGCGGGAACATGGGCTACGCGAGCGCGGTGGCGCTCGTGCTCTTCGCGATCATCCTGTCGCTCACGCTCCTCCAGCGGAGGGTCGTGGAGCAGAGGGTGCACTACTGA
- a CDS encoding carbohydrate ABC transporter permease, translating into MADAAVKAAEAGAGGAARAAGARAAAGHRARRAARRVWVYALLWLGIVIMVMPFLWMVTTSLKSPIEILTFPPTWIPTGQFVRGADGEWREVYVASRDGRAGTAVVRPAEGGPAMTVPLDELHNRVRFRFGNYAAAWRQAPFARYYLNTVFVVLCTLAGQLVTSCLAAYAFARMRFPGRDAVFLLFLSMMMVPEPVYLVPSYIILAKFGWIDTYQAMIVPWLAYIFSIFLLRQHFKTIPNDLYDAAIIDGCSRFAFLWRIVLPLSKATLAAVSIFTVVSTWNSFLWPLVMTNTPSVRPLQVGLARFAQEQGTNHELMMAAAVFSIAPLVVAYFMAQKQIIQSLATSGIKG; encoded by the coding sequence ATGGCGGACGCGGCAGTGAAAGCGGCCGAGGCGGGAGCAGGCGGCGCGGCACGAGCGGCCGGCGCGAGGGCGGCGGCGGGACACCGGGCGCGGCGCGCGGCGCGCCGGGTCTGGGTGTACGCGCTCCTGTGGCTCGGCATCGTCATCATGGTCATGCCGTTTCTGTGGATGGTCACGACGTCGCTCAAGTCGCCCATCGAGATCCTGACCTTCCCGCCGACGTGGATCCCCACGGGGCAGTTCGTGCGCGGCGCGGACGGGGAGTGGCGGGAGGTCTACGTCGCCTCGCGCGACGGGCGCGCGGGGACGGCCGTCGTGCGGCCCGCCGAGGGCGGCCCGGCCATGACCGTGCCGCTCGACGAGCTCCACAACAGGGTCCGCTTCAGGTTCGGCAACTACGCAGCCGCGTGGCGCCAGGCGCCGTTCGCGCGCTACTACCTGAACACCGTGTTCGTCGTCCTCTGCACGCTCGCGGGGCAGCTCGTGACGTCGTGCCTCGCGGCGTACGCGTTCGCCCGCATGCGCTTTCCGGGCCGCGACGCCGTGTTCCTCCTGTTCCTCTCGATGATGATGGTGCCGGAGCCCGTGTACCTCGTGCCGTCCTACATCATCCTCGCCAAGTTCGGGTGGATCGACACCTACCAGGCGATGATCGTGCCGTGGCTCGCGTACATCTTCAGCATCTTCCTGCTGCGGCAGCACTTCAAGACGATCCCCAACGACCTCTACGACGCCGCGATCATCGACGGGTGCAGCCGGTTCGCGTTCCTCTGGCGCATCGTCCTTCCGCTCTCGAAGGCGACCCTCGCGGCGGTCTCGATCTTCACGGTCGTCTCGACGTGGAACTCGTTCCTGTGGCCGCTCGTCATGACGAACACGCCGAGCGTGCGGCCGCTTCAGGTCGGCCTCGCGCGGTTCGCGCAGGAGCAGGGCACCAACCACGAGCTCATGATGGCGGCCGCGGTGTTCTCGATCGCGCCGCTCGTTGTCGCGTACTTCATGGCGCAGAAGCAGATCATCCAGAGTCTTGCCACTTCGGGGATCAAGGGGTAG
- a CDS encoding ABC transporter substrate-binding protein has translation MKKMLACAVLAMVVCALLLSACGKKDPGVQFWHAMGGPLGDTLDVLVAEFNRTHPGSDIRSIGNANYEALSQKIMGAVAAGQPPVLAQVYEAWTAELIENGSVEPLTEYLRGPSGLTAEELADFLPGMIENNTWDGVLYSVPFNKSVRALYWNKDLFAAAGLDRAPATWDEYIEYARRLTMDLDGDGGVDQWGTAGRIDAWMFQNLLLQNGGSILTPDGTAAAFDRPEGVAALEFMVKLLTEYGKVTSGYEYQNDFQAGKVGMIEGSTVSLSFMHGKYAFQMATAPLPAGTQRGCLVAGTNVAIFADAPRKHKDAAWQFVKWFTSPEITARWAAATGYAPVRMSAMDLPVMTRRFEEVEGWREVFDQFEFAGYEPRATGWYAGRKTLEETGVESALRKHKTPGEALAAAAAAVNAALAAR, from the coding sequence ATGAAGAAGATGCTGGCGTGCGCGGTCCTCGCGATGGTCGTGTGCGCGCTCCTCCTGAGCGCCTGCGGGAAGAAGGACCCGGGCGTCCAGTTCTGGCACGCCATGGGCGGCCCGCTGGGCGACACGCTCGACGTGCTCGTGGCGGAGTTCAACCGCACGCACCCGGGCTCCGACATCCGCTCCATCGGCAACGCCAACTACGAGGCGCTGTCGCAGAAGATCATGGGGGCGGTCGCGGCGGGCCAGCCGCCGGTCCTCGCGCAGGTCTACGAGGCGTGGACCGCCGAGCTCATCGAGAACGGGAGCGTCGAGCCGCTCACGGAGTACCTGCGCGGCCCGAGCGGGCTTACGGCCGAGGAGCTCGCGGACTTCCTGCCGGGGATGATCGAGAACAACACGTGGGACGGCGTGCTCTACTCCGTGCCGTTCAACAAGAGCGTGCGGGCCCTCTACTGGAACAAGGACCTCTTCGCCGCGGCCGGGCTCGACCGCGCGCCGGCCACCTGGGACGAGTACATAGAGTACGCCAGGCGCCTGACGATGGATCTGGACGGCGACGGGGGAGTGGACCAGTGGGGCACGGCGGGGCGCATCGACGCGTGGATGTTCCAGAACCTCCTGCTTCAGAACGGAGGCTCGATCCTGACGCCGGACGGGACCGCGGCGGCGTTCGACCGCCCGGAGGGCGTCGCGGCGCTCGAGTTCATGGTGAAGCTCCTCACGGAGTACGGAAAGGTCACGAGCGGCTACGAGTACCAGAACGACTTCCAGGCGGGCAAGGTGGGGATGATCGAGGGCTCGACGGTGTCGCTGTCGTTCATGCACGGCAAGTACGCGTTCCAGATGGCGACCGCGCCGCTTCCCGCGGGCACGCAGCGCGGCTGCCTCGTCGCCGGCACGAACGTGGCCATCTTCGCCGACGCGCCGCGGAAGCACAAGGACGCGGCATGGCAGTTCGTCAAGTGGTTCACGAGTCCGGAGATCACGGCGCGGTGGGCGGCGGCGACGGGATACGCGCCCGTCAGGATGAGCGCGATGGACCTGCCTGTGATGACGCGCCGGTTCGAGGAGGTGGAGGGGTGGCGGGAGGTCTTTGACCAGTTCGAGTTCGCCGGCTACGAGCCGCGGGCGACCGG